The Mesorhizobium sp. AR10 genome includes the window GGTCCTCGCCACGGCAGCCCGGATCGCGGTACGCGCCGCTGCCATCTCGGTCGGACGCGCCGGCACGCTCGGTTCCTGCCCCGACGGGCGGGAGATGAAAATGCTCATGGAAACGACGGAAGCGGAAACCGCATGACAAAATCCCCCAAACCAGTCGGCTCCAAACCAATCGGTCAGGTCACGAATGATGCGCTGCAGTCGATCTTCGGCAGAAGCAAGGTGGTGATCGGCGTCATTCACCTCGCGCCCCTGCCGGGCGCGCCGCGCTACAATGGCGAGGCAATCGAGGCCGTCTATCAACGCGGCCTCGACGACGCCAGAGCCTATCTACAAGGCGGCTGCGACGGCGTGATCGTCGAAAACCACGGCGACGTGCCGTTTGCCAAACCGGATGATATCGGGCCGGAAACGTCGGCCTATATGTCCGTCGTTTCCGACCGCATCCGCCGCGACCTCGGCCGGCCGATCGGCATCAACGTACTCGCCAACGCTGCTATTCCTGCGCTGTCGATCGCCAGCGCCTCTGGTGCTTCGTTCGTCCGCGTCAACCAATGGGCCAACGCCTATGTCGCCAATGAGGGCCTGATCGAAGGCGAGGCGGCGCGCGCCATGCGGTTCCGGGCCAAACTTCGGGCCAACGGCATCCGTATCTTCGCCGATGCCCATGTCAAGCATGGCGCCCATGCGATCGTCGGCGACCGGCCGGTCGAGGAACAGGTCAGGGATCTGGTGTTCTTCGATGCCGATGCGGTGATCGCCACCGGCCAGCGCACCGGCCACGCCGCTGACCTCGGCTACATCAGGATGATCAAGGAAGCCGCAGGATTGCCGACGCTTGTTGGCAGTGGCGTTACGCCCGAGAACGCCAACGACATTCTCGACATCGTCGACGGCGTCATCGTCGCCAGCTCGCTGAAACATGACGGCGTCTGGTGGAACCAGGTCGATCCGCAACGGGTGAAGGCCTTCATCCGCGGCCTCAAACGGTGACTTTGGTGCCGGAGATCGACGGCGAGCGGCTGCTCGGGCGGCTCGACGCGTTCGCCCGGATCGGCGCCACACCGGCCGGAGGTGTCAACCGGCAGGCGTTAAGCGTCGAGGATCGCAGCGCCCGGCGCCTGCTGGCGGAACTGGCGCTCGAGCGCGGCTTCGCGGTTTCTCAGGACGGCATGGCGAACCTCTTCATCCGCCGCGAGGGCTCGGATGCCATGCTGCCGCCGCTGCTGATCGGAAGCCATCTTGACAGCCAGCCGACCGGAGGGCGCTTCGATGGGGCGCTCGGCACGCTTTCCGCCTTCGAAGCACTCGAAGCGCTGGAGGACGCGAAGGCTGAAACCACAATGCCGATCGAGGTCGTCGCCTGGACCAATGAAGAGGGCAGCCGCTTCGCGCCGGGCGTCATGGGCTCCATGGCCTTCACTGGTGCGGATATTGCCGCATGGAAATCCATCGTCGGCAGCGACGGCGCGTCCCTCGCAAGCGAGCTCGAAGCCACGCTCACCGCCTTGCCGGAGGCAACCCTTCGTCCGATCGGCATGCCAATATCCGGCTATATCGAGCTTCACATCGAACAGGGACCGTCGCTGGAAAAGGAGCGGATGCCGATCGGTGTCGTTACCGCCGTCCAGGGCACACGTTGGCTGGAAGTCTCCATTCAAGGCGCTGCGGGTCACGCCGGTACGACCGGCCTCGCCTACCGCAGGGATCCGATGGTCGCCGCCGTCGCCGCGATGCACAGGCTGCAGACGACGATCATGCCGCTCGACACCAATGCGCGGCTGACGGTGGGGCGGATCGCCGCCCAGCCGGGATCGATCAACGCCATACCGCAATCCGTGACCTTTACCGTCGACCTCAGGCATCCTCAGCCGGAGCAGTTGGATGCCATCGAGGCCGAGCTGCGCCGGGTCTGCGCGGCGGAAGCCGAGGCCCAGGACTGCACGGCAACGATCAGGCGGTCGTTCGACATGCCCGGAGCGGCGTTTTCGCCCGACATGGTCAAAATCGTCGAGGACGCCGCCACCTCGTTGCAACTGCCGCACAAGCAGATGATTTCAGGCGCATTCCATGATGCGCTGTTCATCGCCCGCCTGGCGCCGGCGGCGATGATCTTCGTGCCGTGCCGTGACGGGCTTAGCCACAATGAGGCGGAATATGTGGAACCTGCCGACGCGATCACCGGCGCGCGGGTCCTGTTGCAGGCGGCCATCGCGGCTGCCTCGCCACGTGACCTGCCTGGTGAGGCGCCTGACCCCGTGGCCCGATAAACAGGCACGGCGCCTCATTTACATCCGCGCCTTGAACGCTAAGCTTCTCCAGCTACTTCATCCAAAGCCCTAATCGCATTTGCCGTGCCAAGGACCTCATGACATCCGATAACAAAGCGCGCGAACATTTCGCCATCGAGCTTGCGCGGCGCGCCGGCGAGCTCGGCCTGAAATATTTCCGCGATCTCGACAGCCTCACCATCGAGAGCAAGGGCCATCAGGATATGGTTTCGCAGGCCGACCGCGAGGTGGAGCTGTTCATCCGCGCGGCAATGAATGCTGCCTACCCGGACGACGGCATTGTCGGCGAGGAACATGCCTCGGTCACCGGGTCGACCGGGCATGTCTGGGTGATCGATCCGATCGACGGCACTGCGAATTTCGTGCGCGGAATTCCGGCCTGGTGCGTGGTCATTGCCTGCGCCAAGGATGGTGATACCGTCGTCGGCGTCATCCACGAACCCTCTACAGGCGAGACCTTCCATTGCCGCAAGGGCGGTGGCGCGTTTCTCAACGGCAAGCCGATCAGGGCCAGCGTCGTCACCAGCCTGACCGAAGGTTCGGTCGGCACCGGCTTCTCCAACCGTGCCGAGATGCAAAATATCGTTACGCTCATCCGCTCTCTCATTGCCGAAGGCGGTGTATTTTTCCGCAATGCTTCGGGTGCGCTGATGCTCGCCTATGTCGCTGCCGGCAGGTTGCTCGGCTATGTCGAGGAGCACATGAACGCCTGGGATTGCCTGGCCGGCATGCTTTTGGTGGAGGAAGCCGGCGGCACGATCGTCAAGCCGGACCCGAGGACCGTTCTGGAAAAAGGCACGCTGGCTGTCTGCGCCGGCAATGGTGTGTTCGCCCAGATTCGCGACCTCTGCGTCGAACCCTTCAAGCTTTGATCAGAACCGGTCCGCGTCCCGGAAAGCCGATGCCGACACTGTCGCCCGCCTGGAACGGCGCATCGACGTTGCGCGACAGCACGAACACGTCGCCGAGCGCCGTGGCAACGACCAGTTCGAGATGGCTGCCGGCATAGGTGACCTTTGCAAGCGTGCCTGCGATGGTCTGCGCCGCGCCGGCGGGACCGATCTCGATGCGGCTCGGACGGATGGCCAGCTTCGCGGGGCCGGCCTGATGGCCACGCGCCGGCAGTTTCATGGTGAGCGAACCGAGCCGGACGGCGGCTTCGTCCGCTTGCACCGAAACCACCTCGCAATCCAGGATGTTGGCTTCGCCGATGAAGTCGGCAACGAAGGCGTTGGCCGGCGCATCGTAGAGTTCGCGCGGCGTGCCGTCCTGCGCCACCACTGCCTTGTTCATGACGATGATGCGGTCCGAAACCGCCAGCGCCTCTTCCTGGTCGTGCGTGACATAGACCACGGTCAGCCCAAGCTTGGTCTGGATCTCCCTGATTTCCTCGCGCACATGCCGGCGCAGCTTGGCGTCGAGGTTGGAGAGCGGCTCGTCGAACAGCAGCACTTGCGGTTCGAGCACCAGCGCGCGCGCCACCGCCACGCGCTGCTGCTGACCACCCGACAGTTCGCTGGGCAGGCGCGCCTCGAAACCTGTGAGGCCGACGAGCTCCAGCCCGGCGCGGGCGCGGGACGCGGCCTCCTTCTTGTCGTGGCCGGAGAAGCGCAAGCCGTAAGAGACATTTTCCATCACTGTCATATGCGGGAACAGTGCATAGGACTGGAACACCATGGACACGTCGCGGTCGGTGGCCGGCAGCCGAGTCACGTCGTCGCCGCCGATCAGGATGCGGCCGCTGGACGGCATCTCCAGGCCGGCGATCATGCGCAGCGTCGTCGTCTTGCCGCAACCGGAAGGTCCCAGAAGCGTCACCAGCTTTCCGGCCTCTATCGCAAGCGAAATGTCGTCGACCGCCGGTGTGCTGGCACCCGGATAAGTCTTGGTGACATGCTCGAAGGTCACCGAGGCCGCGTTGCCGCGAATTTCGGCCATCACCCGGCTCCTGCTATTGTCGTCTGGCCGCCTGGCGTTGCCGGCAGGCTGACATTGGTGCGCACGCTCCAGCCGCCGTCGCCCTTCTGGATGCCGCGCCGGCCGATGTTGCGGCTGCCGACGATCAGTTGCATCAGGCCGATGACCACCAGCATGACGACGATCAGTACCGTCGAATAGGCGATGGCGATGCCGTACTCATTGTTCTCGACACGTCCGACGATGTAGCTGGTCGAAAGATCGTAGCGCGCACTGACCAGGAAGATGACGGCGCTGATCGCGGTCATGGCACGCACGAAGGAATAGACAAGCGCCGCCAGCATTGCCGACCTCAGCAATGGCAGGATGACGCGTCTGAAGGTCTGCCAGGAGTTGGCACCAAGCGTCAGCGAGGATTCATCCAGGCTGCGGTCGATCTGCGACATAGAGGCGACGCCGGCGCGCACGCCGACTGGCATGTTGCGGAAGATGAACGACAGAACGAGGATGATGCCGGTTCCGGTCAGTTCGATCGGCGGCACGTTGAAGGCTATGATGTAGCTGACGCCGATGACGGTTCCCGGGATCGCGAAAGACAGCATGGTCGCGAATTCGAAGGCATTCTTGCCACGGAAATTCTGGCGGACGAGAAGGTAGGCGGTCAGAAGACCTATGCCGGCAGTCAGCGGCGCCGATATCAGCGCGATCTCCATCGTCGTCCAGAACGAACTCCACGCCGATCCCGACCAATGGATACCGAACTCATTCCAGCTGACGGCGAACGCCTTCTTGTAGTGCTGCAGCGTCAGGCTCTGATCGACCCCCCACAGCCTGACAAAGCTGCCGTAGAAGATCACTACGTAGACCAGCACGGTGAACGCCGTCCACAGGCCGGCGATGACATAGAGCGCACGTGTCAGCCCGTCCGGCAGGCGCGGATGGACGCCGGCGTCGCCCTTGCCGGTGACCGTGGTATAGGAGCGCCTGCCGATCCAGAAGCGTTGCGCATAAAAAGCGCCAAGCGTGAAGCCTAGCAGCACCAGTGCCAGGATCGCCGCAAGTGCCGCATCGTTCTGTGCGCCGACAATGGCGAAGAAGATTTCCGTCGACAGGACGTCGTAATTGCCGCTCAGCACCAGCGGATTGCCGAAATCGGCCATGCTTTCGATGAAGCCGAGCAGAAAGGCGTTGGCGAGGCCTGGCCTCATCAGTGGCAAGGATACCGTCCAAAAGGTCTGCCAGCGGCTGGCGCGGAGCGTCTGCGAGGCCTCTTCCATGGACGGGCTGACGCCTTCGACAACGCCGATCAGAACCAGGAAGGCGATCGGGGTGAAGGCGAGAACCTGGGCGATGAGCAGGCCGGGAAGTCCATATACCCAGCGTGTTGGCTGGATGCCGAAGACGCCGGCGACGCTCTGTGTCACCGCGCCGGACAGTCCGAACAACAGGATAATGGCAAGGCCGATGACGAAGGCCGGCGTGATGATCGGCAACACGGTCAGCGCACGCAGCAGCTTGCCGTAGCGGAAACTCGTGCGTGTCACGACAAGCGCGAACACCAGCCCCAGAAACATGGTCAGCAGGCCGACGAGTACGGCGAGCA containing:
- a CDS encoding BtpA/SgcQ family protein, yielding MTKSPKPVGSKPIGQVTNDALQSIFGRSKVVIGVIHLAPLPGAPRYNGEAIEAVYQRGLDDARAYLQGGCDGVIVENHGDVPFAKPDDIGPETSAYMSVVSDRIRRDLGRPIGINVLANAAIPALSIASASGASFVRVNQWANAYVANEGLIEGEAARAMRFRAKLRANGIRIFADAHVKHGAHAIVGDRPVEEQVRDLVFFDADAVIATGQRTGHAADLGYIRMIKEAAGLPTLVGSGVTPENANDILDIVDGVIVASSLKHDGVWWNQVDPQRVKAFIRGLKR
- a CDS encoding Zn-dependent hydrolase, with product MTLVPEIDGERLLGRLDAFARIGATPAGGVNRQALSVEDRSARRLLAELALERGFAVSQDGMANLFIRREGSDAMLPPLLIGSHLDSQPTGGRFDGALGTLSAFEALEALEDAKAETTMPIEVVAWTNEEGSRFAPGVMGSMAFTGADIAAWKSIVGSDGASLASELEATLTALPEATLRPIGMPISGYIELHIEQGPSLEKERMPIGVVTAVQGTRWLEVSIQGAAGHAGTTGLAYRRDPMVAAVAAMHRLQTTIMPLDTNARLTVGRIAAQPGSINAIPQSVTFTVDLRHPQPEQLDAIEAELRRVCAAEAEAQDCTATIRRSFDMPGAAFSPDMVKIVEDAATSLQLPHKQMISGAFHDALFIARLAPAAMIFVPCRDGLSHNEAEYVEPADAITGARVLLQAAIAAASPRDLPGEAPDPVAR
- a CDS encoding inositol monophosphatase family protein, whose product is MTSDNKAREHFAIELARRAGELGLKYFRDLDSLTIESKGHQDMVSQADREVELFIRAAMNAAYPDDGIVGEEHASVTGSTGHVWVIDPIDGTANFVRGIPAWCVVIACAKDGDTVVGVIHEPSTGETFHCRKGGGAFLNGKPIRASVVTSLTEGSVGTGFSNRAEMQNIVTLIRSLIAEGGVFFRNASGALMLAYVAAGRLLGYVEEHMNAWDCLAGMLLVEEAGGTIVKPDPRTVLEKGTLAVCAGNGVFAQIRDLCVEPFKL
- a CDS encoding ABC transporter ATP-binding protein, translating into MAEIRGNAASVTFEHVTKTYPGASTPAVDDISLAIEAGKLVTLLGPSGCGKTTTLRMIAGLEMPSSGRILIGGDDVTRLPATDRDVSMVFQSYALFPHMTVMENVSYGLRFSGHDKKEAASRARAGLELVGLTGFEARLPSELSGGQQQRVAVARALVLEPQVLLFDEPLSNLDAKLRRHVREEIREIQTKLGLTVVYVTHDQEEALAVSDRIIVMNKAVVAQDGTPRELYDAPANAFVADFIGEANILDCEVVSVQADEAAVRLGSLTMKLPARGHQAGPAKLAIRPSRIEIGPAGAAQTIAGTLAKVTYAGSHLELVVATALGDVFVLSRNVDAPFQAGDSVGIGFPGRGPVLIKA
- a CDS encoding ABC transporter permease produces the protein MRFRQTRWPLEPIAVLWMAVGWVGFALLPWYGIEDGFFGFSWLFDGYPFDSKFAPALVLALKGEKLWLAPLGFLLAAPLLLWGRNKSDPFFGRLLVIVGAAGFGWLLFQGFAIGLHGWQFSWLTSLFGDLGDRQFGMGYGALLVSGAFLFLLTLGIAARGAVGGDVFVVSSIGFVVAVVSIFIFMPILMMLANAMQTDDGGYSLVAFLAKLFSSRLWSLACLAGGSRCGVAWNSLLLAVLVGLLTMFLGLVFALVVTRTSFRYGKLLRALTVLPIITPAFVIGLAIILLFGLSGAVTQSVAGVFGIQPTRWVYGLPGLLIAQVLAFTPIAFLVLIGVVEGVSPSMEEASQTLRASRWQTFWTVSLPLMRPGLANAFLLGFIESMADFGNPLVLSGNYDVLSTEIFFAIVGAQNDAALAAILALVLLGFTLGAFYAQRFWIGRRSYTTVTGKGDAGVHPRLPDGLTRALYVIAGLWTAFTVLVYVVIFYGSFVRLWGVDQSLTLQHYKKAFAVSWNEFGIHWSGSAWSSFWTTMEIALISAPLTAGIGLLTAYLLVRQNFRGKNAFEFATMLSFAIPGTVIGVSYIIAFNVPPIELTGTGIILVLSFIFRNMPVGVRAGVASMSQIDRSLDESSLTLGANSWQTFRRVILPLLRSAMLAALVYSFVRAMTAISAVIFLVSARYDLSTSYIVGRVENNEYGIAIAYSTVLIVVMLVVIGLMQLIVGSRNIGRRGIQKGDGGWSVRTNVSLPATPGGQTTIAGAG